A window of the Gossypium arboreum isolate Shixiya-1 chromosome 2, ASM2569848v2, whole genome shotgun sequence genome harbors these coding sequences:
- the LOC108466158 gene encoding uncharacterized protein LOC108466158: MKDILSKKCRLGKFETVALAEGCITMLMNKLPPKLKDPGSFTIPCSIGSHYVGKALCDIRASINLMPMSIFRKLGIGKVRPTTVTLQLVDRSYAHPKGKIDDVLGRVDKFIFPADFLILECEADHNVLTVLGRPFLATSRTLIDVQKDKLTMGVSDQEITFNVFNALKCAYDNEECHTIGLMSHTGLIEAAADEFAKFYYSNSDKKDDLMEQCDTVSFEELGEFKEAQQIMDRPAKKFESLDLS, from the coding sequence ATGAAAGATATATTATCGAAGAAGTGTAGGTTGGGAAAATTTGAAACTGTTGCTCTCGCTGAAGGGTGCATAACAATGTTGATGAATAAATTACCTCCAAAGTTGAAGGACCCAGGGAGTTTCACTATCCCATGTTCCATTGGAAGTCATTATGTTGGTAAGGCGTTATGTGATATAAGAGCAAGTATAAATCTAATGCCTATGTCTATTTTTAGGAAGCTAGGAATTGGGAAAGTAAGACCTACCACAGTAACGTTGCAATTGGTTGACCGATCTTATGCCCATCCAAAAGGTAAAATTGACGACGTATTGGGAAGGGTTGATAAATTTATCTTTCCTGCAGATTTTCTTATTTTAGAATGTGAAGCTGACCATAATGTACTAACTGTTCTTGGAAGACCATTTCTTGCTACTAGTAGGACCCTAATTGATGTACAGAAAGACAAGCTAACCATGGGAGTGAGTGATCAAGAGATTACTTTTAATGTGTTTAATGCATTAAAATGTGCGTATGATAATGAAGAATGTCACACCATTGGCTTAATGTCACACACTGGCTTGATAGAAGCAGCAGCGGATGAATTTGCAAAATTTTACTACAGCAATTCTGACAAAAAAGATGATTTGATGGAGCAATGTGACACAGTAAGTTTTGAAGAGCTTGGTGAATTTAAAGAAGCCCAGCAAATAATGGATAGGCCAGCGAAGAAATTTGAATCCCTGGATTTATCATAA